In the genome of Leptospira noumeaensis, one region contains:
- a CDS encoding sensor histidine kinase — MFSLKNNLPTTFVLFANSLPHAVFVFESPTAELSLESHLIYTNANAHSILDLKPNHKNTQTILDLFPRFQSDGFFSQILHSLEEGKPSRIVISHQELFQKDTSNKKIYSLQTAILTANQFSFLLEDITETVEAMENTDKMLHFTGIQNSRLQNFAYIISHNVRQHSANFKSLIGLLEENLTAEEKKSIMEMLHTSADKLNETIIHLNDIVSIGQMLNKPTEVCSLEKEIQKTLNILKGSLESRKIQIILELESNLNLRIIPVYLESILLNLISNAVKYIRLKEGAFLRIIAFKKENQVHLVFEDNGLGINLEKHGDKIFGMFKTFHKNEDARGIGLFITKSQVEVLGGTITVESLEGKGSTFTVILPDSPDESLYI; from the coding sequence ATGTTTTCTCTAAAAAATAACCTTCCGACTACCTTTGTTCTATTTGCAAACAGCCTCCCCCATGCGGTTTTTGTTTTTGAGTCACCAACCGCAGAACTCTCGTTAGAAAGTCATCTGATCTATACAAACGCCAATGCACATTCTATTTTAGATCTAAAACCAAATCATAAAAATACACAAACGATCTTAGATCTATTTCCAAGATTCCAATCAGATGGATTTTTTTCTCAGATCCTTCACTCGTTGGAAGAAGGAAAACCATCTAGGATAGTCATCAGTCACCAAGAACTTTTTCAGAAAGATACGAGTAATAAAAAAATCTATTCCTTACAAACAGCGATTCTTACGGCCAACCAGTTTTCTTTCCTATTGGAAGATATCACTGAAACTGTGGAGGCGATGGAGAATACAGATAAGATGTTACATTTTACTGGGATCCAAAATAGTCGTTTGCAGAATTTTGCTTATATCATCTCACATAATGTCAGACAACACTCGGCTAATTTTAAATCCCTCATTGGTTTGTTAGAGGAGAATCTCACGGCAGAGGAGAAAAAAAGTATCATGGAAATGTTACATACTTCTGCGGACAAATTGAATGAAACCATCATCCATCTAAATGATATTGTATCCATTGGACAAATGTTAAACAAACCAACGGAAGTTTGTTCTTTGGAAAAAGAAATTCAGAAAACCTTAAACATCCTCAAAGGATCACTTGAGTCCAGAAAAATCCAAATCATCCTCGAATTGGAATCCAATTTAAATCTTAGAATCATCCCGGTATATTTAGAAAGTATCCTTCTAAACTTAATTTCTAATGCTGTTAAGTACATAAGGTTGAAAGAAGGAGCTTTCCTTCGGATCATCGCTTTTAAGAAAGAAAACCAAGTTCATCTCGTCTTTGAAGACAATGGACTCGGAATCAATTTAGAGAAACACGGAGACAAAATCTTTGGTATGTTCAAAACCTTTCATAAAAATGAAGATGCTCGGGGGATAGGACTCTTTATTACAAAATCCCAGGTGGAGGTTCTCGGCGGAACCATCACAGTGGAAAGTTTGGAAGGAAAAGGTTCCACGTTCACCGTGATACTCCCAGACTCTCCAGATGAATCCCTCTATATCTAG
- the sucC gene encoding ADP-forming succinate--CoA ligase subunit beta, with amino-acid sequence MKVHEYQAKEILRRHNANVPFGKVIDTVGDFEKAYSEVVQKSPVVVVKAQIHAGGRGKGGGVKVAKTKEDAKAAAERILGMQLITPQTGEEGKKVLKIYLEQGLEIAKEYYLSILLDRAFRKTIIMASTEGGMEIEEVAETHPEKIIKIQIDPGIGIQGSQIRELAFALGIPAEAQKSFSALVNSIYNAYIKEDAALLEINPLILTKQNEIVAGDCKMDLDENALYRHPENEALRDISEEDPYEVKAKEYNLNYVKLDGNIGCMVNGAGLAMATMDIVKLAGAEPANFLDVGGGANPTTVENGFRLILSDPNVKGIFVNVFGGIVRCDRVALGIIEATKKVNVSVPVVVRLKGTNAEEGKKILNESGMNIVGVEGLREAADKIVSLIKK; translated from the coding sequence ATGAAAGTCCACGAATACCAGGCCAAAGAAATCCTACGTAGACACAATGCCAACGTTCCCTTCGGAAAGGTCATCGACACAGTCGGTGATTTCGAAAAGGCATACAGCGAAGTTGTCCAAAAATCACCCGTAGTGGTGGTGAAAGCCCAAATCCACGCTGGTGGACGAGGAAAAGGTGGCGGTGTCAAGGTTGCCAAAACCAAAGAAGACGCTAAAGCCGCTGCTGAGAGAATTCTCGGGATGCAACTCATCACCCCTCAAACCGGTGAAGAAGGAAAAAAAGTTCTAAAAATCTATTTGGAACAAGGTCTTGAAATCGCAAAAGAATACTACCTTTCCATCCTACTCGATCGTGCTTTCCGCAAAACCATCATTATGGCTTCTACCGAAGGTGGAATGGAAATCGAGGAAGTTGCAGAAACTCATCCAGAAAAAATCATCAAAATCCAAATTGATCCAGGAATCGGAATCCAAGGTTCTCAAATCCGTGAACTCGCATTTGCTTTAGGAATCCCAGCGGAGGCTCAAAAGTCCTTCTCTGCTCTTGTAAACTCAATTTACAACGCATACATCAAAGAAGATGCAGCGCTATTGGAAATCAACCCCCTCATCCTAACAAAACAAAACGAAATCGTTGCCGGTGACTGCAAGATGGACTTGGATGAAAACGCACTCTATCGCCACCCTGAAAACGAAGCTCTTCGTGATATCTCCGAAGAAGATCCATATGAAGTAAAAGCAAAAGAATACAACCTCAACTACGTAAAGTTAGATGGTAACATTGGTTGTATGGTAAATGGTGCAGGTCTTGCTATGGCAACTATGGACATCGTAAAGTTAGCTGGTGCTGAACCTGCAAACTTTTTGGACGTCGGAGGTGGAGCAAACCCTACTACTGTAGAAAACGGTTTCCGTCTTATCCTTTCTGATCCAAACGTAAAAGGTATCTTTGTAAACGTATTCGGTGGTATCGTTCGTTGTGACCGAGTGGCTCTTGGAATTATAGAAGCTACAAAAAAGGTAAATGTATCGGTTCCAGTAGTGGTTCGATTGAAAGGAACCAATGCGGAAGAAGGAAAAAAAATCCTGAACGAATCCGGTATGAACATTGTGGGAGTGGAAGGACTCCGTGAAGCGGCAGACAAAATCGTCTCCCTAATCAAAAAATAG
- the sucD gene encoding succinate--CoA ligase subunit alpha: MTVLVDANTRVVVQGITGKEGSFHATQMLEYGTKVVAGVTPGKGGQTWTSETGKTAPVRNTIKEAMIQDGANAAIIFVPPPFAADAILEGIFAEIPLVVCITEGIPTHDMLKVYSVLRNSKTKLVGPNCPGVINPLHKVKMGIMPGFIHTPGKIGIVSRSGTLTYESVASLTAAGLGQSTCIGIGGDPVPGMNHTEAVRLLNEDPDTEGIVMIGEIGGTSEEEAAAYIKAHVKKPVVGFIAGQTAPPGKRMGHAGAIISGGMGTATSKIAAMQDAGVSICAHIGEVGDKMKAALKK, from the coding sequence ATGACTGTATTAGTTGACGCAAACACAAGAGTAGTCGTCCAAGGGATCACCGGTAAGGAAGGATCCTTTCATGCGACTCAAATGTTAGAATATGGTACAAAAGTGGTTGCAGGGGTCACTCCAGGCAAAGGCGGACAAACCTGGACTTCCGAAACTGGAAAAACAGCTCCCGTTCGTAACACCATTAAAGAAGCGATGATCCAAGATGGTGCAAACGCTGCGATTATCTTTGTTCCACCTCCATTCGCAGCGGATGCGATTTTAGAAGGAATCTTTGCTGAGATCCCACTTGTGGTTTGTATCACAGAGGGAATCCCGACTCACGATATGCTAAAAGTATATAGCGTACTTCGTAATTCCAAAACCAAACTGGTTGGACCAAACTGCCCTGGGGTCATCAACCCTCTTCATAAAGTGAAAATGGGAATTATGCCAGGTTTCATCCACACTCCAGGAAAGATCGGGATCGTTTCTCGTTCTGGAACTTTGACTTATGAATCCGTTGCTTCCTTAACTGCGGCTGGTCTTGGCCAGTCCACTTGTATCGGAATCGGGGGAGACCCAGTACCAGGAATGAACCATACAGAAGCGGTTCGTCTCCTCAACGAAGATCCAGATACAGAGGGAATCGTAATGATTGGTGAGATCGGTGGAACTTCGGAAGAAGAAGCTGCTGCTTACATCAAAGCTCACGTGAAAAAACCAGTGGTTGGTTTCATTGCAGGCCAAACAGCTCCTCCAGGAAAACGTATGGGCCATGCCGGTGCGATCATTTCAGGTGGAATGGGAACTGCCACTTCTAAAATTGCGGCAATGCAAGACGCTGGTGTCAGCATCTGCGCGCACATTGGTGAAGTTGGCGATAAAATGAAGGCAGCCCTTAAAAAATAA
- a CDS encoding TolC family protein, protein MEQRSWVSSTLILLVSVGLLAAESGDKGFTLSLQDAVKYAIENNREVMQARLELAKADSNLMKFEGKYSWRALSKAELDEKKFPFNQNNIFTGTKTQTTTYSAGLEKLFTTGTYFKLEAKSQRFDSNAFEDPNKTPAGFTALGLPPLYTDTLSVTIAQDLLKNAFGANERNMEKILENQTEIMREQMEDQVANKVVATLVDYWNYSVKESGYQTFEQLLKNTKTVRDLTIRKQGLGLSESFEVNQWNALLSQVEGQMAQAVAEKEEARRKLIRSLNLPEDTVFQKTTPLSETLPTKLDYAADIDYAYKHRADFKAIVRKKENAELSMKTAKNEALPSLKAAGTYGYQAQNLVSPQNNYTDKGAGVFSYQYPVMQGSLDLSYPIMDKGVKAGIRDAEIQKRQVSLEEADLTKAVSDDVKTRIDILKASFQVMENAKRTEEESKKYYNGVLRSFQQGRFNALAVKNALDTHVQDQLSLVRAKVDYNINLHRYYVAKNALFEEYGVERSKLLPENL, encoded by the coding sequence ATGGAACAACGTTCATGGGTTTCAAGTACATTGATTCTCCTCGTTTCCGTGGGCCTTTTGGCTGCGGAATCTGGAGATAAGGGATTTACACTTAGCTTACAAGACGCAGTCAAGTATGCCATAGAAAACAACCGCGAGGTCATGCAGGCCCGTTTAGAGTTAGCAAAAGCTGACTCCAACCTCATGAAGTTTGAGGGAAAGTATTCTTGGCGCGCTCTTTCTAAAGCGGAATTGGATGAAAAAAAATTCCCTTTCAACCAAAACAATATCTTTACGGGAACAAAAACCCAAACCACCACTTATAGTGCTGGACTCGAAAAACTATTCACAACAGGAACTTACTTCAAACTAGAAGCCAAGTCGCAACGTTTTGACTCAAACGCTTTTGAAGATCCAAACAAAACTCCTGCGGGATTTACTGCTCTTGGACTTCCACCGTTATACACTGATACCCTTTCTGTCACCATTGCACAGGATTTACTAAAAAATGCTTTTGGTGCTAACGAAAGGAATATGGAAAAAATCCTAGAAAACCAAACAGAGATCATGCGCGAGCAAATGGAAGACCAAGTCGCAAACAAAGTGGTAGCCACTCTTGTTGACTATTGGAACTACTCTGTAAAGGAATCAGGATACCAAACCTTCGAACAACTTTTAAAAAATACAAAAACCGTTCGTGACTTAACCATTCGGAAACAAGGACTCGGACTTTCTGAAAGTTTCGAAGTCAACCAGTGGAATGCCCTCCTCTCTCAAGTGGAAGGACAGATGGCACAGGCTGTTGCTGAAAAAGAAGAAGCACGAAGAAAACTGATTCGTTCTTTGAACCTTCCCGAAGATACTGTTTTCCAAAAAACAACTCCACTTTCGGAAACTCTTCCAACAAAGCTGGATTACGCAGCAGATATCGATTACGCATACAAACATAGAGCCGATTTCAAAGCCATTGTTCGCAAAAAAGAAAATGCAGAACTCTCTATGAAAACTGCAAAAAACGAAGCGCTTCCTAGTTTGAAAGCAGCGGGAACTTACGGATACCAAGCACAAAATTTGGTTAGCCCACAAAACAATTATACTGACAAGGGAGCAGGTGTGTTTTCATACCAATACCCTGTGATGCAAGGGTCTTTAGATCTAAGTTATCCAATTATGGACAAAGGTGTGAAGGCTGGAATTCGAGATGCAGAAATCCAAAAACGCCAGGTATCTTTGGAAGAAGCAGACCTGACAAAGGCAGTTTCTGATGATGTCAAAACAAGAATCGATATTTTAAAAGCATCTTTCCAAGTGATGGAAAATGCAAAACGCACAGAAGAAGAATCTAAAAAATACTACAACGGTGTTTTGCGTTCTTTCCAACAAGGAAGGTTCAATGCATTGGCAGTTAAAAATGCTTTAGACACTCATGTGCAAGACCAGTTGTCCCTAGTTCGAGCAAAAGTTGACTACAATATCAATTTACATCGCTACTATGTTGCTAAAAATGCATTGTTTGAAGAATACGGAGTGGAAAGATCCAAACTCCTACCTGAAAATCTTTAA
- a CDS encoding FmdB family zinc ribbon protein: MATYDYHCHTCGKDFEHVQSMKDDALTLCLCGKNGSVERRISASAGIIFKGSGFYVTDYKKDSSTPSSGSTDSGSK, encoded by the coding sequence ATGGCTACCTACGATTACCATTGTCATACATGTGGAAAAGACTTTGAACACGTTCAATCAATGAAAGATGATGCACTGACCCTGTGCCTCTGTGGAAAAAATGGATCTGTCGAACGCCGCATTTCCGCTAGTGCCGGAATCATCTTTAAAGGATCTGGATTTTATGTTACCGATTATAAAAAAGACAGTTCCACGCCATCTTCCGGCAGTACGGATTCTGGATCTAAATAA
- a CDS encoding LpxI family protein, with translation MATKGRLAIIAGGGELPHIGMSEALAAGEDPLFLGLIESDFVPREHSARTIPVHITQVGKILKTIQKEKISRILMLGKVRKDLLFQKLKFDLKALSILARTINRNDYPIFLAIADEFEAMGVKVISQKIYLQSLLLPEGRYTPKKFSSQEIKDIDFGMFYAEKMADLDIGQMVVVCDESVIAVEAVEGTDETIKRGGQYTKKKGDAVVCKSPKAKQDDRFDLPTIGIHTFQMMLESGCKTLCIREGETLVVDPKTAIEFATKHKLNFCVLGKSGSKVLNGNQKKIP, from the coding sequence TTGGCAACCAAAGGCCGATTAGCCATTATTGCTGGTGGTGGTGAACTACCTCATATCGGAATGTCAGAAGCCTTGGCAGCAGGTGAGGATCCTCTATTTCTTGGCCTCATCGAATCTGATTTCGTCCCACGAGAACACAGTGCACGGACAATTCCTGTGCACATCACCCAAGTCGGTAAAATACTTAAAACCATCCAAAAAGAAAAAATCTCAAGGATATTAATGCTTGGAAAAGTTCGTAAAGATCTTCTTTTCCAAAAACTCAAATTTGATTTAAAAGCACTCTCCATCCTTGCTCGCACCATCAATCGCAATGACTATCCCATTTTCCTAGCCATTGCTGATGAGTTCGAAGCCATGGGTGTCAAAGTCATCTCCCAAAAGATCTACTTACAATCCCTCCTACTTCCCGAAGGAAGATACACTCCCAAAAAGTTTAGTTCCCAAGAAATAAAGGACATCGACTTTGGAATGTTTTACGCAGAAAAAATGGCCGATTTAGACATCGGGCAAATGGTTGTGGTTTGTGATGAATCCGTCATTGCAGTAGAAGCTGTAGAAGGGACCGATGAAACCATCAAACGTGGCGGCCAATATACGAAAAAAAAGGGAGATGCGGTTGTCTGTAAAAGTCCAAAAGCCAAACAAGATGACCGTTTTGACTTACCTACAATTGGAATCCATACCTTCCAAATGATGCTCGAAAGTGGTTGTAAAACACTTTGTATACGAGAAGGAGAAACTTTAGTAGTGGATCCAAAAACGGCGATTGAATTTGCCACCAAACACAAATTAAACTTCTGTGTCTTAGGAAAAAGTGGAAGTAAGGTTCTCAATGGTAACCAAAAAAAAATCCCATAG